A stretch of the Bacillus sp. FJAT-18017 genome encodes the following:
- the rnpM gene encoding RNase P modulator RnpM: MNKMKKVPMRKCVATGEMKSKKELVRIVRSKEGEVSIDLTGKKSGRGAYLSLDREAILLAQKKNILTNHLQTSIDPALYEELLGLIEKEKRQS; the protein is encoded by the coding sequence GTGAACAAAATGAAGAAGGTCCCGATGCGCAAATGTGTCGCAACGGGTGAAATGAAATCAAAAAAAGAACTTGTTCGTATTGTCCGTTCCAAGGAAGGGGAAGTTTCAATTGATCTGACTGGCAAAAAGTCGGGTCGAGGAGCATACCTGTCACTTGACCGTGAAGCAATCCTTTTGGCTCAAAAGAAAAATATATTAACAAACCATTTACAAACTAGCATAGATCCTGCCTTATATGAAGAGCTGCTCGGGCTCATTGAGAAGGAGAAAAGGCAATCTTGA
- the nusA gene encoding transcription termination factor NusA, protein MSSELMDALTILERDKGISRDVLIDAIEAALISAYRRNFNQAQNVRIDLNMQTGTMRVFARKEVVDQVFDPRLEISIEEARLLNPNYQVEDVVEMEVTPKDFGRIAAQTAKQVVTQRVREAERGIIYSEFIDREEDIMTGIVQRIDSKFIYVSLGKIEALLPINEQMPNEQYKPHDRIKVFITKVEKTTKGPQIFVSRTHPGLLKRLFEIEVPEIYDGTVEIKSVAREAGDRSKISVHSENGEVDPVGACVGPKGARVQAVVNELKGEKIDIVKWSEDPVVFVANALSPSKVLDVNVKEAEKATTVVVPDYQLSLAIGKRGQNARLAAKLTGWKIDIKSETDARELGIFPREETIRLFDEDEEFYEEDDYEYDENYEDEYDDEYEDEDEDKR, encoded by the coding sequence ATGAGCAGCGAATTAATGGATGCTCTGACAATACTGGAAAGAGATAAGGGGATTTCCAGGGATGTATTAATTGATGCAATAGAAGCGGCACTTATTTCAGCATACCGCCGGAATTTCAATCAGGCACAAAATGTACGGATTGACTTGAACATGCAAACAGGCACAATGCGTGTTTTTGCAAGAAAAGAAGTGGTTGACCAGGTTTTTGATCCAAGGCTGGAAATTTCCATTGAAGAAGCAAGACTTCTTAATCCGAACTATCAAGTTGAAGATGTCGTTGAAATGGAAGTTACTCCAAAGGATTTCGGAAGGATTGCAGCCCAAACTGCCAAGCAAGTAGTAACACAGCGTGTGAGGGAAGCAGAGCGCGGCATTATCTATTCTGAATTTATCGACCGTGAAGAAGACATAATGACTGGAATTGTCCAAAGGATTGATTCAAAATTCATCTATGTCAGTCTGGGGAAAATCGAGGCATTGCTGCCAATTAACGAGCAAATGCCAAATGAGCAATACAAACCGCATGACCGAATTAAAGTTTTTATCACAAAAGTTGAGAAAACGACTAAAGGACCACAAATTTTTGTTTCACGGACTCACCCCGGCTTGCTAAAACGCCTATTCGAAATTGAAGTCCCTGAAATTTATGACGGAACGGTTGAAATTAAATCTGTAGCACGTGAAGCTGGTGACAGGTCAAAGATTTCCGTTCATTCGGAAAATGGTGAAGTTGACCCAGTCGGAGCCTGTGTTGGCCCTAAAGGCGCGCGTGTCCAGGCAGTTGTTAATGAACTTAAAGGCGAAAAGATTGATATAGTTAAATGGTCTGAAGACCCTGTTGTGTTTGTAGCGAATGCATTAAGCCCGTCCAAGGTTCTTGATGTTAACGTTAAGGAGGCGGAGAAGGCTACCACAGTTGTCGTTCCAGACTACCAGCTTTCACTTGCTATTGGCAAAAGAGGCCAGAATGCCCGCTTAGCGGCAAAGTTGACTGGCTGGAAAATTGATATTAAGTCCGAAACGGATGCCCGTGAACTAGGAATCTTCCCTCGTGAAGAAACGATCAGACTTTTTGATGAAGATGAGGAGTTTTACGAGGAAGACGATTATGAATATGATGAAAACTATGAAGATGAGTACGACGATGAATATGAAGATGAAGACGAGGATAAGCGTTAA
- the rimP gene encoding ribosome maturation factor RimP, with the protein MSKVIEVVENLASPIVQELGLELVDIEYVKEGKEWFLRVFVDKEAGVDIEDCGIVSERLSEKLDELDPIPHNYFLEVSSPGAERPLKKDKDFINAIGKNVFVKTYEPIDGEKTFEGTLLEFDGETVKIEIKVKTRRKTVELPYSKVASARLAVTFG; encoded by the coding sequence ATGAGCAAGGTTATAGAAGTAGTTGAAAACCTGGCTTCTCCCATCGTTCAGGAACTAGGTTTGGAACTTGTTGATATTGAATATGTAAAGGAAGGCAAGGAGTGGTTTCTGCGTGTCTTCGTCGACAAAGAAGCAGGTGTCGATATAGAAGATTGCGGAATTGTAAGTGAACGTCTTAGCGAAAAGCTTGATGAACTGGATCCAATCCCACATAATTATTTCCTTGAAGTTTCATCCCCGGGTGCCGAAAGGCCTTTGAAGAAGGATAAGGACTTTATCAATGCTATCGGCAAAAATGTCTTTGTAAAAACCTACGAACCAATCGACGGCGAAAAAACCTTTGAAGGAACTTTGCTAGAATTCGATGGTGAAACTGTCAAAATCGAAATCAAAGTAAAAACACGAAGAAAAACTGTGGAGCTTCCGTACAGTAAAGTGGCAAGTGCTCGGCTTGCTGTTACGTTTGGGTGA
- a CDS encoding PolC-type DNA polymerase III, with protein MNTHLDDRVQRFQVLLHQLDMTGDDIVPFFRNARIEKVLVGKNSRKMHFQIAIEKILPCSVYSLFETQLEKKFSEIARATSFELYCQDQSVTEELILEYWKKTIEEIDGIAPPLLKLLNEQYPSVQGSKLTVSVRNEAEGGAIKNKYGSVISSIYQSFGFPVLAIDTVLVDVEKSEEYVQFMEAKQKEDEERAKLAVVEMQKREAEKEKGGTDAFDGPLVIGMMIKGDAEFKQLIDIVDEERRMAIEGFIFDAETRELRSGRTLLTFKITDYTSSIMVKMFSRDKEDAALFQRVKKGMWARVRGSIQNDTFVRDLVMIGNDINEIKPETRKDRAPEGEKRVELHLHTPMSQMDAVTPVAALVGQASKWGHKAIAITDHAVAQSFPEAFSAGKKNDIKILYGIEANLVDDGVPIAYNDVHRLLSEDTYVVFDVETTGLSAVYDTIIELAAVKIRDGEIIDRFESFANPHHRLSATTINLTGITDDMVENAPEVGEVLERFHQWAGDSVLVAHNASFDMGFLNTGYKKIGLGKSKNPVIDTLELARFLYPEMKNHRLNTLAKKFDVELTQHHRAIYDAEATGYLLLKMLKDSHEKGIEYHDQFNDNMGKGDAYKRARPYHCTLLAQTEAGLKNLFKLVSIAHINYFYRVPRIPRSILQKYREGILVGSACDRGEVFEGMMQKSPEEVEEMAHFYDYLEVMPKPVYAPLIEMELVRNERSLEEIIGNVVKLGEKLGIPVVATGNVHYLEKNDKIYRKILINSQGGANPLNRHNLPDVHFRTTDEMLKEFSFLGAEKAKEIVVTNTNKIADMIDVIKPIKDDLYTPKIEGAEDEMREMSYSMARRIYGDPLPEIVEARLEKELKSIIGHGFAVIYLISHKLVKKSLDDGYLVGSRGSVGSSFVATMTEITEVNPLPPHYVCPKCKHSEFFNDGSVGSGFDLPDKDCPECGGKYKKDGHDIPFETFLGFKGDKVPDIDLNFSGEYQPRAHNYTKVLFGEDYVYRAGTIGTVADKTAFGYVKAYQQENNLQLRGAEIDRLASGCTGVKRNTGQHPGGIIVVPDYMDIYDFSPIQFPADATGSEWKTTHFDFHSIHDNVLKLDILGHDDPTVIRMLQDLSGIDPKTIPTDDPEVMKIFSGTESLGVTEEQIMCKTGTLGIPEFGTRFVRQMLEDTKPTTFSELVQISGLSHGTDVWLGNAQELIHNKTCTLSEVIGCRDDIMVYLIYQGLEPGFAFKIMESVRKGKGLTDEMEAEMRKNNVPEWYIDSCKKIKYMFPKAHAAAYVLMAVRIAYFKVHLPLLYYAAYFTVRAEDFDLEAMARGPESIRAKVEEINAKGLDAAPKEKSLLTVLELALEMTERGFAFQKIDLYKSDASQFIIDGQTLIPPFNSIPGLGTNAAENIVKARENGEFLSKEDLQQRGKVSKTILEYLDKQGCLDSLPEQNQLSLF; from the coding sequence ATGAACACCCATTTAGATGATAGAGTACAAAGATTTCAGGTACTGTTGCACCAGCTTGATATGACAGGGGACGATATCGTTCCGTTTTTCCGGAATGCCCGGATCGAAAAAGTGCTTGTTGGCAAGAATTCGAGAAAAATGCATTTTCAGATTGCAATAGAAAAAATTCTCCCATGCAGTGTTTATTCATTGTTCGAAACACAGCTTGAAAAGAAATTTTCAGAGATTGCCAGGGCAACATCATTCGAATTGTACTGCCAGGATCAATCGGTTACAGAAGAGCTAATACTGGAGTACTGGAAAAAAACTATTGAGGAAATCGATGGGATTGCTCCACCGCTCCTAAAGCTTTTAAATGAACAATATCCTTCAGTCCAGGGCTCCAAACTGACAGTTTCAGTCAGGAATGAAGCGGAGGGCGGAGCGATAAAAAATAAATATGGCAGTGTGATTTCGTCAATCTACCAGTCTTTTGGCTTTCCGGTACTTGCAATCGATACTGTGTTGGTAGATGTTGAAAAGAGCGAGGAATATGTCCAATTTATGGAAGCGAAACAGAAAGAGGATGAGGAACGGGCCAAGCTTGCTGTAGTAGAAATGCAAAAACGTGAAGCAGAGAAGGAAAAAGGCGGAACGGATGCTTTTGACGGGCCACTAGTAATAGGAATGATGATCAAGGGTGACGCTGAATTCAAGCAGCTTATTGACATCGTCGACGAGGAACGCCGTATGGCGATTGAAGGCTTTATCTTTGATGCTGAAACGAGGGAACTTCGCAGTGGGCGCACCCTGCTGACATTTAAAATCACCGACTATACCAGCTCAATTATGGTCAAAATGTTCTCCCGGGATAAAGAGGACGCCGCTTTGTTCCAGCGTGTTAAAAAGGGCATGTGGGCAAGGGTCCGGGGAAGTATTCAAAATGACACATTTGTACGCGATCTTGTAATGATAGGTAACGATATTAACGAAATCAAACCCGAAACCCGAAAAGACAGGGCACCTGAAGGGGAAAAACGGGTGGAACTCCATCTCCATACCCCGATGAGCCAGATGGATGCAGTCACACCAGTTGCAGCTCTTGTAGGACAGGCGAGTAAATGGGGCCATAAAGCGATTGCGATTACAGATCATGCAGTAGCCCAGTCATTCCCCGAAGCATTTTCAGCTGGGAAAAAGAATGATATTAAAATTTTATACGGTATTGAAGCAAACCTGGTCGATGATGGAGTACCGATTGCTTACAATGATGTCCACCGACTGCTTTCAGAAGATACGTACGTAGTCTTTGACGTCGAGACAACTGGATTGTCGGCTGTTTACGATACAATAATTGAATTAGCAGCGGTAAAGATTCGGGACGGGGAAATCATCGACCGCTTTGAATCGTTCGCCAACCCTCATCACCGGTTATCTGCTACAACCATAAACCTGACGGGAATTACCGATGATATGGTTGAAAATGCACCAGAAGTCGGGGAGGTACTGGAGAGATTCCATCAATGGGCAGGGGATTCAGTTCTTGTTGCCCATAATGCATCATTTGATATGGGATTCTTAAATACCGGCTATAAAAAAATCGGTCTTGGAAAATCGAAAAATCCGGTTATCGATACGCTGGAGCTTGCCAGGTTCCTCTATCCGGAAATGAAAAACCATCGCTTGAACACACTGGCAAAGAAATTTGATGTCGAGCTGACTCAGCACCACCGTGCGATTTATGATGCTGAAGCTACTGGATACCTGCTTTTGAAAATGCTAAAAGATTCGCATGAAAAGGGAATCGAGTACCATGACCAATTCAATGACAATATGGGGAAAGGTGATGCCTATAAGCGGGCAAGACCCTATCATTGCACACTGCTTGCTCAAACAGAGGCAGGGTTGAAGAATCTTTTTAAATTGGTTTCAATTGCTCATATAAACTATTTCTATAGGGTGCCGCGAATACCTCGTTCCATTTTGCAAAAATACAGAGAAGGTATTCTCGTCGGTTCCGCTTGTGACCGGGGCGAAGTGTTTGAAGGTATGATGCAGAAGTCGCCTGAAGAAGTAGAAGAGATGGCGCATTTTTATGATTACCTGGAGGTCATGCCGAAACCGGTATACGCACCATTGATTGAAATGGAGCTCGTCAGGAACGAACGGTCGCTTGAAGAAATTATTGGGAACGTTGTGAAACTTGGCGAAAAATTGGGTATTCCTGTCGTTGCTACTGGTAACGTCCACTACCTTGAAAAAAATGATAAGATTTATAGAAAAATCCTGATTAATTCGCAGGGAGGCGCCAACCCGTTAAACCGCCACAACCTGCCTGACGTCCATTTCAGGACAACAGATGAGATGCTAAAAGAATTCAGCTTCCTTGGTGCTGAAAAAGCAAAAGAAATCGTTGTAACAAATACAAACAAAATTGCTGATATGATTGACGTTATCAAGCCAATCAAGGATGACCTTTATACGCCAAAGATTGAAGGCGCTGAAGATGAAATGCGTGAAATGAGCTATTCAATGGCTCGCAGAATCTATGGCGATCCGCTTCCGGAAATAGTAGAAGCCAGGCTTGAAAAAGAACTTAAGAGTATCATTGGGCATGGTTTTGCGGTTATTTACCTGATTTCCCATAAGCTTGTAAAAAAATCCCTTGATGATGGCTATTTGGTTGGTTCGCGTGGGTCGGTTGGGTCTTCGTTTGTTGCGACTATGACAGAAATTACAGAGGTTAATCCGTTGCCGCCGCATTATGTTTGCCCGAAATGCAAGCATTCCGAATTCTTTAATGATGGTTCTGTTGGATCCGGCTTCGACCTTCCAGATAAGGATTGTCCTGAATGCGGCGGGAAGTATAAAAAGGATGGCCATGACATTCCGTTTGAAACATTCCTTGGCTTTAAAGGAGACAAAGTACCAGACATTGACTTGAACTTCTCGGGTGAATACCAACCGAGAGCACATAATTACACAAAGGTCCTATTCGGTGAGGATTATGTTTACCGTGCGGGTACAATAGGCACAGTTGCTGATAAAACAGCATTTGGGTATGTGAAGGCGTACCAGCAGGAAAACAATCTCCAGCTTCGCGGTGCAGAAATCGACCGGCTGGCTTCCGGCTGCACGGGCGTTAAACGGAACACCGGGCAGCATCCCGGCGGCATCATTGTTGTGCCGGATTATATGGATATTTACGATTTTTCACCTATCCAGTTTCCTGCCGATGCAACAGGTTCTGAGTGGAAAACAACACACTTCGATTTCCATTCCATCCATGATAACGTTTTAAAGCTCGATATTCTGGGTCACGATGATCCGACAGTAATCAGGATGCTTCAGGATTTAAGCGGTATCGATCCGAAGACTATACCTACTGATGATCCCGAAGTAATGAAGATTTTCAGCGGAACGGAATCACTGGGAGTTACAGAAGAGCAAATCATGTGTAAAACCGGGACACTCGGTATCCCGGAATTCGGTACCCGTTTTGTCCGCCAGATGCTTGAGGATACGAAGCCGACTACCTTTTCCGAGCTTGTGCAGATTTCCGGGCTTTCGCATGGAACGGACGTGTGGCTTGGAAATGCACAAGAACTGATCCATAATAAAACCTGTACTCTAAGCGAAGTAATCGGCTGCCGGGATGATATTATGGTATACCTTATTTATCAGGGCCTTGAGCCTGGATTTGCGTTCAAAATCATGGAGTCAGTCCGTAAAGGTAAGGGACTCACTGATGAAATGGAAGCAGAAATGAGGAAGAATAATGTACCGGAATGGTATATTGACTCGTGTAAGAAAATTAAGTATATGTTCCCGAAGGCTCACGCTGCAGCTTATGTTCTGATGGCTGTGAGGATTGCCTACTTTAAGGTACATTTACCGCTGTTATACTATGCAGCTTACTTTACAGTCAGGGCTGAGGATTTTGATTTAGAAGCGATGGCACGAGGGCCGGAATCAATCAGGGCTAAGGTGGAAGAGATTAACGCCAAGGGTCTTGATGCTGCGCCAAAAGAGAAAAGCTTATTGACAGTGCTTGAACTCGCACTTGAAATGACGGAGCGAGGCTTTGCTTTCCAAAAGATCGATTTATATAAATCTGATGCTTCACAATTTATCATTGATGGGCAAACATTAATCCCGCCATTCAATTCGATTCCCGGGTTAGGGACAAATGCCGCGGAGAATATTGTTAAAGCCCGCGAAAATGGAGAGTTCCTATCTAAGGAAGACTTGCAGCAGCGCGGTAAGGTTTCCAAAACCATCCTTGAGTATCTCGACAAACAGGGCTGCCTGGATTCACTGCCGGAACAGAATCAGCTTTCACTTTTCTAA
- a CDS encoding proline--tRNA ligase — protein MKQSMTLIPTMREVPADADVRSHQLLLKAGFMRQNASGVYSYMPLAKRVLTKIENIVREEMDKAGAVEMLMPALQQAELWQESGRWYSYGPELMRLKDRNEREFALGATHEEVITSLVRDEVKSYKRLPLTLYQIQTKFRDEKRPRFGLLRGREFIMKDAYSFHSSKESLDEVYERIFAAYSNIFARCGLNFRAVIADSGAMGGKDTHEFMVLSDIGEDTIAYSDSSNYAANIEMAPVVTSYEKSDEALREMEKVKTENQKTIAEVASFLDVAEEQCIKSLLFKVDDRFVLVLVRGDHEVNDIKLKNLFEAGSAELADAAETERVLGCTVGSIGPVEVSGVEIVADSAVAAIVNGICGANEEHYHYTNVNPGRDFEVSQFADLRFIKEGDPSPEGNGKIVFAKGIEVGHVFKLGTRYSEAMNAVYLDENGRTQPMIMGCYGIGVSRTLAAVAEQSNDEKGLVWPKAVAPYHVHLIPVNLKDEVQARLADQLYLELGKTFEVLIDDRQERPGVKFADSDLLGIPVRVTIGKKAAEGIVELKLRDTGEVIEAEASTLRETIASVLENRK, from the coding sequence ATGAAACAAAGCATGACTTTGATTCCCACGATGAGGGAAGTACCAGCGGACGCTGACGTAAGAAGCCATCAGCTTCTTCTTAAGGCTGGATTTATGCGCCAGAATGCAAGTGGTGTCTATAGTTATATGCCGCTGGCGAAACGTGTGCTGACGAAAATAGAGAATATCGTCCGTGAAGAAATGGACAAAGCTGGAGCAGTCGAAATGCTAATGCCAGCTTTGCAGCAAGCTGAACTTTGGCAGGAATCTGGAAGATGGTATTCGTATGGTCCAGAACTTATGCGCCTGAAAGACAGAAATGAAAGGGAATTCGCACTTGGAGCCACTCACGAAGAGGTCATTACCAGTCTTGTCCGTGATGAAGTAAAATCATACAAGCGCCTTCCATTGACTCTTTATCAAATCCAAACCAAATTCCGTGATGAAAAGCGGCCTCGTTTTGGCTTGCTTAGGGGCCGCGAGTTCATTATGAAAGATGCGTATTCATTCCATTCCAGCAAAGAGAGTCTAGACGAGGTATACGAGCGGATCTTTGCTGCATATTCCAATATATTTGCGCGCTGCGGTTTGAATTTCCGTGCGGTTATTGCGGACTCTGGAGCAATGGGCGGGAAAGATACTCACGAGTTTATGGTACTTTCAGATATCGGAGAAGATACAATTGCTTATTCCGATTCTTCTAATTATGCAGCAAACATTGAAATGGCCCCTGTAGTTACCAGTTACGAAAAAAGTGACGAGGCTCTAAGAGAGATGGAAAAGGTTAAGACAGAAAATCAGAAGACCATTGCAGAAGTTGCTTCGTTCCTAGATGTTGCCGAAGAACAATGTATTAAGTCATTGCTATTCAAAGTAGATGACCGGTTTGTCCTTGTTTTGGTAAGGGGCGACCACGAAGTCAATGATATCAAGCTTAAAAACTTGTTTGAGGCTGGGAGTGCCGAACTGGCCGATGCTGCGGAGACAGAAAGAGTTTTAGGCTGTACGGTTGGTTCAATCGGACCGGTCGAAGTTTCAGGTGTTGAAATTGTAGCTGATAGTGCAGTTGCAGCCATTGTCAATGGGATTTGCGGGGCTAACGAGGAACACTATCATTATACGAATGTAAATCCAGGCAGGGATTTCGAAGTGAGCCAATTTGCCGATCTTCGTTTCATTAAGGAAGGAGATCCATCTCCTGAGGGAAACGGTAAAATTGTTTTTGCCAAAGGTATTGAAGTTGGCCATGTTTTCAAGCTTGGTACGAGGTATAGTGAAGCTATGAATGCTGTGTATTTGGATGAAAATGGAAGAACCCAGCCGATGATCATGGGTTGCTATGGAATCGGCGTTTCGAGGACGCTTGCCGCTGTAGCCGAGCAGTCCAATGATGAAAAGGGACTTGTCTGGCCTAAAGCTGTAGCGCCATACCATGTTCATCTTATTCCCGTAAATCTGAAGGACGAGGTACAAGCAAGACTTGCAGATCAGCTCTACCTGGAGCTTGGAAAAACTTTCGAAGTACTTATTGACGACAGGCAGGAACGACCTGGTGTCAAATTCGCTGATTCAGATTTGCTTGGTATTCCTGTTCGCGTTACAATCGGCAAAAAGGCAGCTGAAGGAATTGTTGAATTAAAGCTTCGTGATACAGGTGAAGTCATCGAGGCAGAGGCTTCCACTTTGCGGGAAACAATTGCTTCAGTTCTTGAAAACCGAAAATAA
- the rseP gene encoding RIP metalloprotease RseP, translating to MTTVIAFIVIFGALVFFHELGHFIFAKRAGILCREFAIGMGPKVFTHKKGETVYTIRLLPIGGFVRMAGEDPETVEIKPGYRIGLLTGKDGKVEKIILNNKDKYPDARIIEVEHADLERTLVLKGYPEDEEDTLRTFVVNPEAVTVENGVENQIAPYNRQFNSKTLGQRAMAIFAGPMMNFILAFVVFLLLGILQGVPSNEPKLGDITPNGAAIEAGLKKGDIVHSISGSEISEWIDVVEIVRKNPEKELQFIIERDGKEQEVTVTPKAQEADGQKFGLIGVYSPVEKSPLKAVTFGFEQTVTWTKEIFIMLGKLVTGQFSIDALSGPVGIYVSTDEVAQSGIYNLMRWAAILSINLGIMNLLPLPALDGGRLLFFAIEAVRGKPVDRQKEGMVHFIGFALLMLLMLVVTWNDIQRFFL from the coding sequence TTGACTACAGTCATTGCCTTTATCGTCATATTCGGGGCGCTCGTTTTCTTCCACGAATTAGGGCACTTTATTTTTGCCAAAAGGGCTGGTATCCTTTGCCGTGAATTTGCAATCGGCATGGGGCCAAAGGTATTTACGCATAAAAAAGGAGAAACAGTCTATACGATCCGGCTTTTGCCTATTGGAGGCTTTGTCCGGATGGCTGGGGAAGATCCTGAAACAGTTGAAATTAAGCCAGGGTACAGAATTGGCCTTTTGACGGGTAAGGATGGGAAGGTTGAAAAAATCATCCTGAACAATAAGGATAAATACCCGGATGCACGAATTATAGAGGTTGAGCATGCTGACCTCGAAAGGACCCTTGTGCTGAAGGGCTATCCTGAAGATGAAGAGGATACCTTAAGGACATTCGTAGTGAATCCTGAAGCGGTTACGGTTGAAAATGGGGTTGAAAACCAAATCGCTCCATATAACCGCCAATTTAACTCCAAGACGCTTGGCCAAAGAGCTATGGCAATTTTTGCGGGCCCAATGATGAATTTCATTTTGGCATTCGTTGTGTTCTTATTGCTAGGTATCCTCCAGGGTGTTCCATCAAATGAACCGAAGCTTGGTGATATTACTCCAAATGGTGCTGCGATTGAAGCGGGATTGAAAAAGGGAGACATTGTCCATTCAATCTCTGGGTCGGAAATTTCAGAATGGATTGATGTTGTTGAGATTGTCCGAAAGAATCCTGAAAAGGAACTTCAATTTATCATTGAACGGGACGGGAAAGAGCAGGAAGTTACCGTAACTCCTAAAGCCCAGGAAGCTGACGGCCAAAAGTTTGGACTAATCGGGGTATACAGCCCGGTTGAAAAATCCCCGCTGAAGGCTGTAACCTTTGGATTTGAGCAGACCGTCACATGGACGAAAGAAATCTTTATTATGCTAGGGAAATTGGTTACAGGACAATTTTCGATTGATGCGTTGAGTGGACCTGTCGGAATTTATGTTTCGACGGATGAGGTGGCACAGTCTGGTATATATAACTTAATGCGATGGGCGGCTATTCTTAGCATTAACCTCGGGATCATGAATCTTCTTCCGTTGCCAGCACTAGATGGTGGTAGATTGTTATTCTTTGCGATCGAAGCTGTTAGAGGGAAGCCTGTCGACAGGCAAAAGGAAGGGATGGTTCATTTCATTGGTTTTGCCCTGCTGATGCTGTTAATGCTTGTTGTAACCTGGAACGACATACAAAGGTTTTTCTTATAA
- the dxr gene encoding 1-deoxy-D-xylulose-5-phosphate reductoisomerase, producing the protein MKNISILGATGSIGIQTLDIIREHSDSFKLTSFSAGRNIDLARKIIIEFKPVLVSMQEKQDADRLKDEFTGITFFHGSEGLERIATDEFADILVNAVMGSVGLKPTLEAIESGKTIALANKETLVTAGHLVISAAEKKGVSLLPVDSEHSAIFQALQGEQAKNIERLIITASGGSFRDRTREELQDVSVEDALNHPNWSMGAKITIDSATMMNKGLEVIEAHWLFSLPYEQINVLLHRESIIHSMVEFHDSSIIAQLGSPDMRVPIQYALTYPDRLPLPQAKRLNLAEVGRLHFQEMDFKRYRCLQFAYDAGKAGGTAPTVLNAANEEAVAAFLGGKIRFLEIESLIEKALEAHQLELNPDLETILFADSEARKYVRSLLEL; encoded by the coding sequence ATGAAAAATATAAGTATTCTGGGTGCCACCGGCTCAATTGGTATTCAGACCTTGGATATAATTAGGGAACATAGTGATTCGTTCAAACTTACTTCTTTCTCGGCAGGAAGAAATATTGATTTGGCCAGGAAAATTATTATAGAATTTAAGCCAGTTCTCGTCTCCATGCAGGAGAAGCAGGATGCTGATCGCCTGAAGGACGAATTTACTGGCATCACTTTTTTCCATGGTTCGGAAGGACTTGAAAGAATCGCGACGGATGAGTTTGCTGATATCCTGGTAAATGCCGTTATGGGCAGTGTGGGCTTAAAGCCTACACTTGAGGCGATTGAAAGTGGCAAAACCATTGCCCTCGCCAATAAAGAAACGCTTGTCACCGCAGGGCATCTGGTTATTTCTGCGGCTGAGAAGAAAGGTGTTTCACTGCTCCCAGTGGATAGTGAGCATTCAGCCATTTTTCAGGCATTGCAGGGTGAACAAGCCAAGAATATCGAGAGGTTGATCATCACTGCTTCGGGGGGAAGTTTCCGGGATCGGACCAGGGAAGAGCTTCAGGATGTATCCGTTGAGGATGCCTTGAACCATCCAAACTGGTCTATGGGTGCAAAAATAACGATCGATTCGGCAACAATGATGAATAAAGGCCTTGAGGTCATTGAGGCCCATTGGCTTTTCTCGCTACCTTATGAGCAGATAAATGTTCTTCTTCACCGTGAAAGCATTATCCACTCGATGGTTGAATTCCATGACTCCAGTATTATTGCCCAGCTTGGAAGCCCGGATATGCGAGTGCCAATCCAATACGCCCTTACTTATCCTGACAGGCTTCCGCTTCCTCAGGCAAAAAGGCTTAACCTTGCGGAGGTTGGCAGGCTGCATTTTCAGGAAATGGACTTTAAACGGTATCGCTGCCTACAGTTTGCCTATGATGCAGGTAAGGCGGGAGGAACAGCTCCAACAGTACTGAATGCCGCTAATGAAGAGGCGGTCGCAGCATTCCTTGGCGGGAAAATCCGATTTCTTGAGATTGAATCGTTGATTGAAAAGGCTCTGGAAGCCCATCAACTTGAGCTTAATCCTGATCTTGAAACAATTCTGTTTGCTGATTCCGAGGCGAGGAAATACGTTCGCTCCCTGCTGGAATTATAA